From one Rosa rugosa chromosome 4, drRosRugo1.1, whole genome shotgun sequence genomic stretch:
- the LOC133706469 gene encoding ethylene-responsive transcription factor WIN1-like isoform X2, with protein MVQSKKFRGVRQRHWGSWVSEIRHPLLRMWLGTFESAEEAARAYDEAAILMSGRNAKTNFPVTTNEIAAANNKNSINNKSNSSSTTTTSPSATLSAKLRKCCSASLTCLRLDTENSHIGVWQKRAGPRSDSNWLMMVELGRKSGLEAEKVESTSVPQVSDGHETQGLNEEKRIALQMIEELLSRN; from the exons ATGGTACAATCAAAGAAGTTCCGAGGGGTCAGGCAACGCCACTGGGGCTCTTGGGTATCTGAGATTCGTCATCCATTACT GAGGATGTGGCTTGGGACATTTGAGAGTGCAGAAGAGGCAGCACGAGCCTACGACGAGGCTGCGATTCTGATGAGTGGTCGAAATGCCAAAACAAACTTTCCGGTCACCACAAATGAAATTGCAGCTGCTAATAATAAGAACTCTATTAACAACAAGAGCAACTCCAGCAGTACTACTACTACTTCACCTTCTGCAACCCTCAGCGCCAAGCTTCGCAAGTGTTGCTCTGCTTCCCTCACTTGCCTCAGGCTCGACACCGAGAATTCCCACATCGGAGTTTGGCAAAAGCGCGCTGGGCCACGCTCAGATTCGAATTGGCTGATGATGGTGGAGCTGGGACGGAAGAGTGGTTTAGAAGCGGAGAAGGTGGAGAGTACTAGCGTCCCTCAAGTGTCCGATGGACATGAAACGCAAGGATTGAACGAGGAGAAAAGGATTGCATTGCAGATGATAGAGGAACTTCTGAGTAGAAATTAA
- the LOC133706469 gene encoding ethylene-responsive transcription factor WIN1-like isoform X1, with protein sequence MVQSKKFRGVRQRHWGSWVSEIRHPLLKRRMWLGTFESAEEAARAYDEAAILMSGRNAKTNFPVTTNEIAAANNKNSINNKSNSSSTTTTSPSATLSAKLRKCCSASLTCLRLDTENSHIGVWQKRAGPRSDSNWLMMVELGRKSGLEAEKVESTSVPQVSDGHETQGLNEEKRIALQMIEELLSRN encoded by the exons ATGGTACAATCAAAGAAGTTCCGAGGGGTCAGGCAACGCCACTGGGGCTCTTGGGTATCTGAGATTCGTCATCCATTACT GAAAAGGAGGATGTGGCTTGGGACATTTGAGAGTGCAGAAGAGGCAGCACGAGCCTACGACGAGGCTGCGATTCTGATGAGTGGTCGAAATGCCAAAACAAACTTTCCGGTCACCACAAATGAAATTGCAGCTGCTAATAATAAGAACTCTATTAACAACAAGAGCAACTCCAGCAGTACTACTACTACTTCACCTTCTGCAACCCTCAGCGCCAAGCTTCGCAAGTGTTGCTCTGCTTCCCTCACTTGCCTCAGGCTCGACACCGAGAATTCCCACATCGGAGTTTGGCAAAAGCGCGCTGGGCCACGCTCAGATTCGAATTGGCTGATGATGGTGGAGCTGGGACGGAAGAGTGGTTTAGAAGCGGAGAAGGTGGAGAGTACTAGCGTCCCTCAAGTGTCCGATGGACATGAAACGCAAGGATTGAACGAGGAGAAAAGGATTGCATTGCAGATGATAGAGGAACTTCTGAGTAGAAATTAA